One genomic segment of Clavelina lepadiformis chromosome 3, kaClaLepa1.1, whole genome shotgun sequence includes these proteins:
- the LOC143449607 gene encoding vitamin D3 receptor B-like — MSLTGDESSHCSGPEVIKKSQGEGPAKICQVCGDNATGMHFGVMSCEGCKGFFRRSVKKNANFTCAFSKNCGVNKTNRKHCQACRYNACLAAGMDSSLILSDEEVMKKRDLIKFNREKRLEQQVMKKSEEEERMKKLTDIAAEEPPVRMTMDEKLLVETLLKAHKESYDFDYEEYDSFRGKEKITSPIKGKECHKTSLAWLVASMPEKEQGSNGVGASSNPFSLFGIGPTQPSTSNIDTKCSSKHHDNSEVFSSLHGVTDVCGSKSEVAMKSSQRKDEAPHEVERTASCREDQPSTSSSKEEHQHAAMDVDSLSQLHMLLKSQGISLSLEEDSKSRQLLQHFCDIMTWGIKKVIDFCKFIPNFQSLSIADQIVLLRGGCLEMLVLRSYFAFSSNDNKYMSDKFQYHPSDFLQAGASVEFIEKYNNLHVRMRRMELQVEEICLLLALVLFSPDRPGLEEQAKVEKFQNEIANTLRAYEYTHKSARQARTSYCEILLILPVLRTINILFANNLTSLQSTNENDMNPLILEVNSTPPGEPE; from the coding sequence ATGTCATTGACTGGAGATGAGTCGAGTCACTGTTCCGGACCCGAAGTCATTAAAAAGAGTCAGGGAGAAGGCCCAGCGAAGATATGTCAGGTGTGTGGGGACAACGCAACCGGCATGCACTTTGGAGTGATGTCATGCGAAGGGTGCAAGGGATTCTTTCGTCGTTCTGTCAAGAAGAACGCAAATTTTACCTGCGCTTTTAGTAAGAATTGTGGAGTGAACAAAACGAACAGGAAACACTGCCAGGCGTGTCGGTACAACGCTTGTCTGGCGGCCGGCATGGACTCCAGTCTCATCCTCAGTGATGAGGAGGTCATGAAGAAGCGTGATCTCATAAAATTTAATCGCGAGAAACGACTTGAGCAGCAGGTGATGAAGAAGAGCGAAGAGGAAGAAAGGATGAAGAAGCTCACTGATATAGCAGCTGAAGAGCCTCCAGTCCGGATGACTATGGATGAGAAGCTTCTTGTGGAAACTTTGCTCAAAGCCCATAAGGAAAGTTATGATTTTGATTACGAAGAGTACGACTCATTCAGAGGCAAGGAGAAGATCACTTCCCCGATCAAGGGCAAAGAATGTCACAAGACGTCATTAGCCTGGTTGGTTGCCTCGATGCCAGAGAAAGAACAAGGCTCAAATGGAGTTGGTGCTTCGTCAAATCCTTTCAGTTTGTTTGGCATTGGACCTACTCAACCAAGCACCTCGAACATAGACACAAAATGCTCATCAAAGCATCACGATAACTCGGAGGTTTTTAGTTCACTTCATGGTGTTACAGATGTTTGTGGCTCAAAGTCAGAAGTTGCCATGAAAAGCAGCCAAAGAAAGGACGAAGCTCCTCATGAAGTTGAAAGAACAGCTTCATGTAGAGAGGATCAACCGTCAACATCATCAAGCAAAGAGGAGCATCAGCATGCTGCAATGGATGTTGATTCGCTCTCGCAGCTGCACATGCTCCTCAAGAGCCAGGGGATATCCCTCTCACTGGAGGAGGATTCAAAATCTCGTCAACTCCTCCAGCACTTCTGTGACATCATGACATGGGGCATAAAGAAAGTGATCGACTTCTGCAAATTCATCCCCAACTTCCAAAGTTTGTCCATCGCCGATCAAATTGTTCTTCTGCGAGGAGGATGCCTCGAGATGTTGGTGCTCCGCtcatattttgcattttcatccAACGACAACAAATACATGTCCGATAAGTTCCAGTACCATCCCAGTGACTTCCTCCAGGCTGGAGCGAGCGTGGAGTTCATAGAGAAGTACAACAACCTCCATGTCCGGATGCGAAGGATGGAACTACAGGTGGAGGAGATTTGTTTGCTCCTTGCTCTCGTCCTCTTCTCTCCGGATCGACCCGGACTTGAAGAGCAAGCAAAAGTtgagaaatttcaaaatgagATCGCAAATACCCTCCGAGCATACGAGTACACTCACAAGAGCGCCAGGC
- the LOC143449781 gene encoding GRB2-related adapter protein-like: MMTHSYYQIRDDERQGFDECYNKLPCFHDNLSRNEATNILKLYEHSPGTFLIRRSSQKGQLAISIVGQDQNIGHALVTVRATCLYLEEGARFSSVRDLIQFYRNNSLPNATKFNIKVNLRNPVCKENQKKFPESTFDGDALNGSQIYSSPGEHVAVYRERLGIKNWSKF; this comes from the exons ATGATGACGCATTCTTATTATCAGATTAGAGACGACGAGAGGCAGGGCTTTGATGAATGTTACAATAAATTGCCTTGTTTCCATGACAACTTGTCGCGAAACGAG GCCACGAACATTCTCAAGCTTTATGAGCATTCGCCGGGAACTTTCCTCATTCGTCGAAGCAGCCAAAAAGGTCAGCTCGCAATCTCCATCGT CGGCCAAGATCAGAACATCGGTCATGCGCTGGTCACAGTGAGAGCAACTTGCCTCTATTTGGAGGAGGGAGCGAGGTTCAGCTCCGTTCGCGACTTGATTCAGTTTTATCGGAACAATTCCCTCCCCAATGCTACAAAGTTCAACATCAAGGTCAATTTAAG AAATCCAGTTTgtaaagaaaatcaaaagaaatttCCCGAATCGACTTTCGATGGAGACGCCTTGAACGGAAGTCAAATCTACAGCAGCCCTGGAGAACACGTCGCGGTATATCGCGAAAGACTCGG AATTAAAAATTGGAGTAAATTTTGA
- the LOC143449780 gene encoding mitochondrial 2-oxoglutarate/malate carrier protein-like, which produces MQETPQASNSDAFRIHSCCLQVYSSTCFTECGQRKHKMTSNNKVIPKKIKFLFGGAAGMGATLFVQPLDLVKNRLQLSGEGGKQKLYKNSFDAVTRILRSEGIIGVYNGLSAGLLRQATYTTTRLGVYTILIDSFTDKDGNPPNFFMKALLGMSAGACGAFVGTPAEVSLIRMTADGRLPPEQRRGYTSVFNALARMTREEGLFTLWRGCIPTMGRAVVVNAAQLASYSQAKQTLLTTDYFKDDIFCHFVASMISGLITTIASMPVDIAKTRIQNMKTVEGIPEYTGAIDVLGKVVRAEGFFSLWKGFTPYYFRLGPHTVLTFIFLEQLNKFYKNRFLQDA; this is translated from the exons ATGCAAGAAACACCACAAGCAAGCAACAGCGATGCCTTCAGAATCCACTCGTGTTGTCTCCAA GTATATAGCAGTACATGCTTCACTGAATGTGGGCAGAGGAAACACAAAATGACGTCAAATAACAAAGTTATTCCAAAAAAGATAAAGTTTCTGTTTGGTGGTGCTGCTGG GATGGGTGCGACGTTGTTCGTCCAACCCCTTGACCTCGTCAAGAATCGCCTTCAATTGAGTGGGGAGGGCGGCAAACAAAAGTTATATAAGAACAGTTTCGACGCTGTGACCAGAATTTTGCGCAGTGAGGGAATAATTGGAGTTTACAATGG GCTTTCAGCAGGTTTATTGCGACAAGCGACCTACACCACCACCAGGCTGGGAGTCTACACCATTCTGATCGACTCTTTCACAGACAAAGATGGGAACCCTCCCAACTTTTTCATGAAAGCCTTACTTG GAATGTCGGCGGGCGCTTGTGGTGCATTCGTCGGGACCCCGGCTGAGGTATCTTTGATCAGAATGACGGCAGATGGTCGCTTGCCCCCAGAACAACGCCGAGGTTACACGAGTGTCTTCAACGCTCTTGCGAGGATGACCAGGGAAGAGGGCTTGTTCACTCTGTGGAGG GGCTGTATACCAACCATGGGCAGGGCAGTTGTAGTCAACGCTGCGCAACTCGCCTCATATTCACAAGCCAAGCAAACGCTGCTCACAACAG ATTACTTCAAGGATGATATTTTCTGTCATTTTGTGGCGAGCATGATCAGTGGCCTCATCACCACGATTGCTTCCATGCCAGTCGACATCGCCAAGACCAG AATTCAAAATATGAAGACAGTAGAAGGGATTCCGGAATACACTGGGGCAATA GATGTTTTGGGGAAAGTGGTCCGTGCGGAAGGCTTCTTCAGTTTGTGGAAGGGATTTACCCCGTATTACTTCAGGCTTGGACCCCACACCGTCCTAACTTTCATATTCCTTGAACAGCTCaataagttttacaaaaatcgGTTCCTGCAAGATGCGTAG
- the LOC143449606 gene encoding 85/88 kDa calcium-independent phospholipase A2-like, with protein MNFASFVLDKINQVVSDPYSVREFNDASWKEADLIVSNEPLALHFLNDYFDIFLLDSSQPDRAFRLCHLPASKRKDANDYYDKLISKLPALLCRNIEGCFDVSKLQASCTMIRTRTIWSPAHIAVEAGLVDVFQSGSPVTQWIDSQSCEQHFTPLHLACQLRSPQTVVRLIECGADLSKCDDNGNSSFHLVVNQGSHEILKVLCSTRPLDGAILDILNNDGESCLHIAAKQNKFRMCRLLIENGANPLHKGTIALPIHFALKHGSTKSVEILLEHEPAQVSQICSKHGGVPLHWCKTKADVKLLFQHRAPADVRSDQHHLPLHIMVLRSRLEAAIAIILGNADVNGKGRNGNTALHLAVLHDHDSLVKMLLLFGADCFAKNDFGETPGLLALRSAKPNKDKIVSMFSCIGSLLVEPSQNNHSNKFSVNDSQVDGCHGNSDDRSKKLKVLCLDGGGVRGLVMTQILMALEKYTGQHMRELFDWVSGTSTGGILAIGLMFGLSAIETQRIYFRLKDAVFKGSRPYDSKPIEEFLKKEFGENTTMRDLADGPKLIITATLADRKPVELYTFKNYDISSEKRFSRNNSFSSKLSQADLSKLKEVQESTLDELVWKVARRSGSAPSYFRAMDQFLDGGLVANNPTLDTLTEIHKYKKMRKTSGSEVPDVGLVVSLGTGLVKTTTSRSVDLVRSTNPVALINSALAGIELMQLMVDAACESSNHVVERARAWCESVGAEYHRLNPPLEEDLSLDETNDEKLLGILWETQVYLHDNQDLIKNIASALKGSSASF; from the coding sequence ATGAACTTTGCCAGCTTTGTGTTGGATAAAATCAATCAAGTGGTCTCAGATCCATATTCTGTGAGAGAGTTCAACGACGCAAGTTGGAAAGAAGCTGATCTCATTGTATCCAATGAACCTCTCGCACTCCATTTCTTGAATgattattttgacatattcTTGTTGGATTCCAGTCAGCCGGATCGTGCATTTCGATTGTGTCATCTGCCAGCTAGTAAAAGAAAAGATGCAAATGATTACTATGACAAGTTAATATCGAAACTGCCAGCGTTATTGTGCAGGAATATCGAAGGTTGTTTCGATGTTTCGAAACTGCAAGCAAGTTGTACAATGATTAGGACTCGAACTATCTGGTCTCCGGCTCATATTGCTGTTGAAGCCGGTCTTGTTGACGTCTTCCAAAGTGGAAGTCCCGTCACGCAGTGGATTGACAGCCAGTCTTGTGAGCAGCATTTCACTCCTCTGCACCTGGCATGTCAGCTGCGGTCACCGCAAACTGTGGTGAGATTGATTGAATGTGGAGCAGATCTGTCAAAGTGTGACGACAACGGCAACAGCAGCTTTCATCTTGTCGTTAATCAAGGAAGTCACGAAATACTTAAAGTGCTTTGCAGTACTCGACCGTTAGATGGTGCTATACTGgatattttaaacaatgatGGTGAAAGTTGCCTCCACATCGCGGCGAAGCAAAATAAGTTTAGAATGTGCCGGCTCTTGATTGAAAATGGAGCCAACCCACTCCATAAAGGAACAATCGCTCTTCCTATTCATTTTGCCCTCAAACATGGATCCACAAAATCTGTGGAGATTTTATTGGAGCACGAACCAGCCCAGGTCTCCCAGATTTGTTCAAAGCACGGGGGAGTTCCCCTGCACTGGTGCAAGACGAAGGCAGACGTCAAGTTATTGTTTCAACACCGAGCTCCTGCAGATGTGAGGAGCGACCAACATCACCTTCCTCTCCATATCATGGTTCTTCGAAGCAGACTCGAGGCAGCGATTGCAATTATTCTTGGAAACGCTGATGTCAATGGTAAGGGAAGGAATGGAAACACCGCCCTCCATCTTGCTGTGCTTCACGACCACGACAGTTTGGTCAAAATGTTGCTGCTCTTTGGAGCCGACTGCTTTGCTAAAAATGACTTTGGGGAAACCCCCGGCTTGTTAGCTCTGAGAAGCGCCAAACCAAATAAGGACAAAATCGTCAGCATGTTTTCATGTATTGGCAGCCTGCTCGTCGAACCATCACAAAACAACCATTCGAATAAATTCAGCGTGAACGATAGCCAGGTCGATGGTTGTCACGGAAACAGTGATGATAGGTcaaaaaagttgaaagttTTGTGTTTGGATGGCGGGGGGGTCAGAGGACTGGTCATGACTCAGATTCTTATGGCTCTTGAGAAATATACAGGTCAACACATGAGGGAGCTCTTTGACTGGGTATCCGGCACCAGCACCGGGGGCATCCTTGCCATCGGTCTGATGTTTGGTTTGAGTGCAATAGAAACTCAGAGAATTTATTTTCGCCTCAAAGATGCTGTTTTCAAGGGTTCGAGGCCGTATGATTCAAAACCGATCGAAGAATTTCTGAAGAAGGAGTTTGGTGAAAACACAACAATGCGAGATCTAGCTGACGGGCCAAAGTTGATCATCACTGCCACATTGGCCGATCGCAAGCCTGTGGAGCTCTATACATTCAAGAATTATGACATCAGCTCAGAAAAAAGATTTTCCAGAAATAATTCATTCTCCAGCAAATTGAGTCAGGCTGATCTTTCAAAATTGAAAGAGGTTCAAGAGTCGACTTTAGATGAACTTGTGTGGAAGGTCGCCCGGAGAAGTGGATCTGCCCCTTCCTACTTCCGAGCGATGGATCAATTCTTGGATGGTGGTTTGGTGGCAAACAATCCCACGCTCGACACACTGACAGAAATCCATAAATATAAGAAAATGCGGAAAACATCGGGGTCGGAAGTCCCAGATGTGGGTCTGGTTGTCTCGCTGGGAACGGGTCTTGTGAAGACGACCACCTCCCGGTCTGTGGATCTCGTTCGTTCGACCAACCCAGTGGCATTGATCAATTCGGCTCTGGCCGGCATAGAGTTGATGCAGCTGATGGTGGATGCGGCATGCGAGAGCAGCAACCACGTCGTGGAGAGGGCGCGGGCGTGGTGTGAGTCGGTCGGAGCTGAGTATCATCGATTGAACCCGCCGCTTGAGGAGGACCTCTCACTCGATGAAACGAACGACGAAAAGTTGCTCGGAATTTTGTGGGAGACGCAAGTTTATCTCCATGACAACCAGGATCTAATTAAAAACATCGCTTCCGCCCTCAAAGGTTCTTCTGCCTCATTTTAA